In Nitrospirota bacterium, one genomic interval encodes:
- a CDS encoding metal ABC transporter ATP-binding protein has translation MNRNVIIRFSNATIAYQQRTALTDINLEIYQGEFLGIIGPNGSGKTTLLKSILGLVRPSKGTVQIFDCACHELRCHHKARIGYIPQKGNIDYNFPVTVRETVMMGRYSSLGLFRRPSNADKEMVNQALREVEMDGYTSAPLGHLSGGQQQRVLIARALVQKPEVLLMDEPTTGIDTPTQYSMIKLISNLQKNLKLTVLLVTHDINMISPYVDRMALIHTKLHAIGTPAEVLNEKILSDIYGKQVVVATRGGGTYVIAGDYHHA, from the coding sequence GTGAACAGGAATGTAATAATCAGATTTTCAAATGCCACAATTGCCTACCAGCAAAGAACAGCATTAACAGACATAAACCTTGAAATCTACCAGGGGGAATTCCTCGGCATTATAGGCCCGAATGGTTCGGGTAAGACAACGCTTCTGAAATCCATACTTGGCCTCGTACGTCCCTCCAAAGGGACTGTTCAGATATTCGATTGTGCCTGCCATGAACTGCGCTGCCATCACAAGGCAAGGATAGGATATATTCCTCAGAAGGGGAATATTGACTATAATTTTCCGGTTACCGTGCGTGAGACGGTAATGATGGGGAGATACAGTTCCCTGGGTCTGTTCAGGAGGCCTTCTAATGCTGACAAAGAGATGGTGAATCAGGCCCTCAGGGAAGTGGAAATGGATGGATATACAAGTGCGCCACTGGGACACCTGTCGGGTGGTCAGCAGCAGAGGGTCCTGATAGCGAGAGCGCTGGTTCAGAAACCGGAGGTGCTTCTAATGGACGAACCGACTACCGGCATTGACACACCAACCCAGTACAGCATGATAAAACTCATTTCAAATCTTCAGAAGAACCTCAAACTTACCGTACTCCTTGTCACACATGACATAAATATGATCAGCCCCTATGTTGACCGCATGGCACTGATTCATACCAAACTTCATGCAATCGGAACCCCGGCTGAGGTGCTTAATGAAAAAATCCTGAGTGACATATACGGCAAACAGGTCGTTGTTGCAACACGGGGAGGCGGGACATATGTGATCGCAGGGGATTATCATCATGCTTGA
- a CDS encoding metal ABC transporter permease: MLEMLSYEFIQRALLASVIIGLVCSIIGVFVILRNLTFIGAGTSHAAFAGVTLGYLINLNPIYFAIVFSLLTVWVVGYLNRMGYLKLDASVGIFYSLTMALAVLFIGLMKVYNAEVYGYLFGSILSVTKTDLAVILILGLAVLSLVYIFFKEFHFITFDEELARASGIPAEWLSFLLLTMIAMTIVISLKSVGAILVFALIVTPAAAAYQLTFSMIRMFFYSAVIGITSSVGGVFLSYWLDLPSGATTVLFVSLMFFVSLIFSPKRMKGIIR; encoded by the coding sequence ATGCTTGAGATGCTCTCGTATGAGTTCATACAGAGGGCGCTTCTTGCGTCTGTGATAATAGGCCTCGTCTGTTCCATCATCGGCGTCTTCGTCATCCTGAGGAATCTTACATTTATAGGGGCAGGCACTTCACATGCCGCATTTGCCGGTGTAACACTGGGATATCTGATTAATCTGAACCCCATCTATTTTGCCATTGTATTCAGCCTCCTGACAGTATGGGTCGTGGGTTATCTTAACAGGATGGGATACCTCAAGCTGGATGCATCTGTAGGTATATTCTACTCACTGACCATGGCGCTTGCTGTTTTGTTCATTGGGCTGATGAAGGTCTACAATGCTGAAGTTTATGGATACCTGTTCGGAAGCATCCTGTCCGTAACAAAAACCGATTTGGCAGTCATCCTTATCCTCGGACTGGCGGTCCTGTCCCTGGTCTACATATTTTTCAAGGAATTCCACTTCATTACGTTCGATGAAGAGCTGGCCAGGGCAAGCGGCATACCTGCAGAATGGCTGTCATTCCTGCTGCTTACCATGATAGCCATGACCATCGTCATTTCCCTTAAATCGGTCGGGGCAATCCTGGTGTTTGCATTAATAGTAACCCCTGCAGCCGCTGCCTATCAGTTGACCTTCAGCATGATACGGATGTTTTTCTATTCTGCAGTAATAGGAATCACATCATCTGTTGGAGGAGTGTTCCTCTCATACTGGCTTGATCTTCCGTCAGGCGCTACAACCGTG
- a CDS encoding CoA-binding protein has translation MDDIEKIIRESKNIAVVGMSNRLGRPSLTVASYLRGQGYRIIPVNPAIQDINGEKCYPDLMSIPEKVDVVDIFRKPADVPPVVEEAIRIGAKAVWMQEGVVNEEAAGRAQEAGLRVIMDKCMLKEHARLKREGKI, from the coding sequence ATGGATGATATAGAAAAGATTATCAGGGAATCAAAAAATATTGCTGTTGTCGGTATGTCGAACAGGCTCGGGAGACCGAGTCTTACAGTGGCAAGTTACCTTAGAGGGCAGGGTTACAGGATAATACCTGTGAATCCAGCTATCCAGGATATAAATGGTGAGAAGTGTTATCCTGACCTTATGTCCATTCCTGAAAAAGTGGATGTTGTTGATATCTTCAGAAAGCCTGCGGATGTCCCTCCTGTGGTGGAGGAGGCCATAAGGATAGGGGCTAAGGCTGTCTGGATGCAGGAAGGGGTTGTGAATGAGGAGGCGGCTGGAAGGGCACAAGAGGCAGGTTTGCGGGTGATAATGGATAAATGTATGTTGAAGGAGCATGCGCGGCTGAAGAGAGAGGGAAAGATATAG
- a CDS encoding rhodanese-like domain-containing protein: MVRDITTADFLNMLNSEDEFIPLDVASSRAREDVVIRKAVRCLVEDIDKWAVEHFDNRDEKIVIFCGGNICGSLYEAARLLDDKGFVNVFKYEGSLDELFDAGSAMFKSGVWT; the protein is encoded by the coding sequence ATGGTTAGAGATATTACAACTGCGGATTTTTTGAATATGCTCAATTCCGAGGATGAGTTTATACCCCTTGATGTCGCAAGCAGCAGGGCCCGCGAAGATGTTGTAATCAGGAAGGCGGTTAGGTGTCTGGTTGAAGACATTGATAAATGGGCCGTGGAACATTTCGATAACAGGGATGAAAAGATTGTTATCTTCTGTGGTGGAAATATATGCGGCTCTCTCTATGAGGCAGCAAGGCTTCTTGATGATAAAGGCTTTGTAAATGTGTTCAAGTATGAAGGAAGCCTGGATGAGTTGTTTGATGCAGGCTCGGCTATGTTTAAATCGGGGGTCTGGACATAG
- a CDS encoding zinc ABC transporter substrate-binding protein, whose amino-acid sequence MIFSAISRFIAITLFILLFNSITVNANTAPPQKIKVVTTLTFLEDFVRNVGGDRVEVSSLLSGLESEHTYSPKPSDIITVKEAQVLVEVGLGLEVWVKTLVKNASNSRLITVTTSTGVPLLRGEETDPYSHDNHLGNPHIWLDPERAKSMIRHITDALSKIDPTGRQYYLSNQAAYFKKIDTMRSNIEKKLSGAKNRRIITHHPAWPYFAQRFNLQIADNIQVQPGTESSARHMAKLISEIKKGGIRVLVSEPQLNPKIPRAIADETGIRIVTLTPIPGGLPNTDTYIEMMEYNGSRLAEALQ is encoded by the coding sequence ATGATATTTTCCGCTATATCCAGATTTATCGCAATCACTCTCTTTATTCTTCTGTTTAACAGTATAACTGTCAATGCGAATACTGCACCGCCACAGAAGATTAAGGTCGTTACTACTCTTACCTTCCTTGAAGATTTTGTAAGGAATGTCGGCGGCGACAGGGTCGAGGTCAGCAGCCTCCTTTCCGGATTGGAAAGTGAACACACCTACTCACCAAAACCGAGCGATATCATTACCGTTAAAGAGGCGCAGGTTCTTGTGGAAGTGGGCCTTGGCCTTGAGGTTTGGGTAAAAACTCTTGTAAAGAATGCGTCAAACAGCAGGCTGATTACAGTTACAACTTCTACAGGGGTGCCTTTATTGCGGGGAGAAGAGACAGACCCGTATAGTCATGACAATCACCTTGGAAACCCGCATATCTGGCTTGACCCGGAGCGCGCCAAGAGCATGATACGTCATATTACTGATGCCCTGTCGAAGATTGATCCTACGGGGCGGCAATATTATCTCTCCAATCAGGCCGCATATTTTAAGAAGATTGACACTATGCGGAGTAACATAGAAAAAAAGCTGAGCGGTGCAAAAAACCGCAGGATAATCACACACCATCCTGCATGGCCTTATTTTGCACAGCGTTTTAATCTGCAGATCGCAGATAATATCCAGGTCCAGCCAGGTACAGAATCTTCAGCACGGCATATGGCAAAGTTGATCAGTGAGATAAAAAAGGGGGGGATAAGGGTGCTGGTATCCGAACCACAGTTAAATCCAAAAATACCCCGTGCAATTGCTGATGAGACAGGGATCAGGATCGTTACACTAACACCGATACCAGGCGGGCTTCCCAATACTGACACATATATTGAGATGATGGAGTACAATGGAAGCCGGCTTGCGGAGGCACTTCAGTAA
- a CDS encoding 4a-hydroxytetrahydrobiopterin dehydratase has product MNLVEKKCVPCEGGTPPLEKSETDILIKEVPSWSLREGHLFRSYKFTNFREAMKFVNSVAGLAEEEGHHPDIHIHYNRVDVEFWTHAIKGLSENDFIMAAKTDSLINS; this is encoded by the coding sequence ATGAATTTAGTGGAGAAAAAATGTGTACCCTGTGAAGGGGGGACTCCTCCTCTTGAAAAGTCTGAGACAGACATCCTTATTAAAGAGGTGCCTTCCTGGTCACTCAGGGAAGGGCATCTGTTCCGGTCATATAAATTCACGAACTTCAGGGAGGCGATGAAATTTGTAAACTCAGTGGCTGGTCTCGCTGAAGAAGAGGGGCACCATCCTGATATTCATATCCATTATAACAGGGTGGATGTTGAATTCTGGACACACGCCATAAAAGGCCTTTCAGAAAATGATTTCATCATGGCTGCAAAAACAGACAGCCTGATAAATTCATGA